ACCGTAGGTTACAGGTTCGATTCCTGTCGGGCGCACCAGTCCTGACATGGCTCTCACAGATGTTGATTGCATGCTCCTTGCTCTTGATGAGGCCAGGCGTGCCCTTGATGAAGGAGAGATCCCCGTGGGATGCGTTGTTGCGAGGGCTGGTGAACTGCTTGCTTCTGCACATAACATGCGAGAGAGCGCCAAAGACCCGACGGCACATGCCGAGATGCTTGCGTTGCGCTCCAGTGCCGAGCGTCTCCAAGATTGGCGGCTGGACGGATGCGTCCTGTATGTTACTCTTGAGCCGTGTCCGATGTGTGCTGCCGCAATAGCTCTTGCGAGGGTACAGCGGGTGGTCTTCGCAGCGTACGATTTCGACAATGGAGCAGTGGGCAGCAATGGCAATATGCTTACGCGGCCTATCTTTGGATATGCTCCGGAGGTGGTTTCTGGTTTGTTGCGCGCTGATGCCGAGGTTGTCCTGCAACAGTTCTTTGCACGTATCAGGTCCAAACGGAGAGGTGGCTGAGCGGTTGAAAGCGCCTGCCTCGAAAGCAGGTGACGGGGTTCCCTCGTTCGTGGGTTCAAATCCCACCCTCTCCGCCAGCATTGCGCAGATGCTGGAGCTATCATCGGCCCATACAGTTCTTGATGCCGGAGTGCAGCCGTGAACCCGGGATTTGCCCCCAGATACGGCATCGGCTTTGCTTCGCTTCTCGATGAAGTCTCCAGTGTACCCCTCAGCGTCACGGGAATTGTTCCTCCCGACCTCATCGGCACGATGTACAGAATCGGCCCCGGCAGGTTCCAGATCGGGGGTCACTCTGTTGGACACTGGCTGGATGGCTTCGCCCTCCTCGCATCAGTGAGCTTTGGACCACATGGGGTCACCTGCAGCAACCGCTTCCTTGCGAGTTCCTGGTATCGCCGAGCCCTGACGGAAGACGCCGTGCCGGCTGGCGGTTTCGATTCCCAATCCATCCACCGGGGCAGGCATCTCACGAGCGACAATGCCAACATGAACATCACGAGTTGGAGAAACGAGCTGGAGGCTCTCGGCGACACACCACAGAGGATCTTGATCGATCCCGCGACGCTGGCGACAATCCGCACAAGGCGATGGACTCATCTGAACAGATGCTGCGCGTCCTCGCCACACCCCATCTTTGACCGGCTCACCGGAGAGCGTTTCGACCTGTCGCTCTGCAACGGGGATCCTGCGGGATATGTCATTGCCGTCACCAGTCCTGAAGGAACGACGCGACGTTTGTGTGCTCTCCCGTCTTCGCGCCTTGGATACATGCACTCCTTCAGCGTAACGCAACGATGGGTCGTTCTCGTCGAAGGTCCGTTCACGGCATATCCTCGCTCCCTGAGCTCATCCAGACGTCTATACCTGCGCAACTATGTCTGGGATGCAGGGCGGGGGAGTAGAATCCTGGTCGTCGATCGGAGGACAGGTGCGCTGAAAGCGACGCTCTCCACGCGCCCACTGTTCGCACTCCACCACATCAATGCCTGGGACGATGGAGATCAGATCCTCGTCGATCTCGCCGCCTACGCGGATCCGAGTATTCTCGACTCTCTGGCTTTCGACCATGGAGAGGTTCCTGCAGGCGACTTTCCCGCTCCGCTGGCGACCCGGCTGGTCATTGACCTGGAGCACAAGCGAGTCCTTTGCTCGCCGCTGAAGTGCCCGCCGGGAGAGTTCTGCATCATAGACGCCAGGTTTTCGATGCGCCCGCATACCATCCTCTTCGCAGCAGGACCGACGAGAACGGGCGAGCCAATCGACCGGCTGTGGCGTTCCGACTTGACGACCGGTCCATTTGTCGCGTGGTCATCCGACAACTGTCTCCCCGGCGCTCCGATTCTTGTTCCCGCTGCTGCGGACGGTCCAGAAGGAGAAGGCTGGCTGCTCTCAATCGTGCTCGATGTCCTGGCGAAACGCTCATTTGTTTTGATTCTGGACGCTGCGACAATGACCGAACAAGCCCGCGCATGGCTTCCCTGGGCGCTACCGTTCGGACTGCATGCACTGTTCGTGCCAGAGGAGGCAACGACATGACTTCATCGAAACAGGTACGCGCTTCGTCCTGCGGGGTCCCCGCCGGGGGTCGCTACGAACGTCAGCTATGGATGAAACAGGTTGGCCCTCGGGGACAGAAGAAGCTGTCAAGAGCGTCTGTTCTGGTCGTGGGAGCCGGAGGACTCGGCTCCCCGATCCTTCTGTGCCTGGCTGCGGCCGGCGTGGGTACGCTGGGAGTGGTCGATGGAGACACCGTGAGCCTGTCCAACCTGAACCGGCAAATGCTCTATGTCACCGGAGACATCGGTCAACCTAAGGCTCTTGTCACAAAGGAACGGTTGGCGGCTCTAAACCCGGAAGTACGTGTCGAGGCCTATCCAAGCCGGCTGGACCCAGACAACGCCTATGCTCTCTTTAGCGCCTACGACATGATCGTCGACGCCACAGACAACTACAGTACGCGATATCTCGTTTCCGACGCTGCTGTCCTTTTTGACAAGCCGCTGTTCGTCGGTGCGGTCAGCAACCTCCACGGAATGGCATTCACGGTCATCCCGCGAAAAACGGCCTGCTTCCGCTGCCTCTACCCCAAGTCTCCTACTACTGCCATGGCACGTGAGGAGAGAGCCCGCGGCATTCTCGGCAGCACTCCCGGCATCATCGGATCCATCGTCGCGCAGAACGTGCTCAAGTATATTGTCGGGTGCGGAGACTGGCTGGCCGGAAAAATGCTGCTCGTGGACGGAGAGGACAATCGCTTCGACCTCGTGCCGCTTGAACGCGACCATGCGTGCCGAGTGTGTGGTGACCTGCCAACCATTACCGAGTTGTTCTCGATGAAAACAGATTCCCGGCAGAGTTCCTGCTGAAGACAGGGAACCCCGCCGGGAATGTAAACGTGCTGCACCTGCCGCAGCGCTCTTACCGTTCCAGTCGGCAGGCTACTTTCCATCCTTCAAGCTCCAGGGCCAGGGCACCGTCCTCGACCGCGCCGGTGACTACCGTCACTTCGTTTGCAAGGACTTCCTGGGCTACGTCCTGCACCGCAGCGGTGAGCGCCGCCGTCACTGCTGCATCGGTACACGTCAGAGCAAGGCGTACGCGATCCGTCACCTGGTAGCCTTTGTCCTTGCGCTGCCCCTGAACAAAGTGTTCAACCTCTCGCACATACCACTCAGCTCGCAACTCCGGTGTGACCGCAGCATCGACCGCCACGACAACGTTTGCCGCCGACGCTGCGAACAGTCCGCCTTTCCCGGAAACCGTGCTGATGACGTCATCCTTCGTCAGCAGGAATGCCGTTCCGTCCAGTTCCACTGAAGCCTGACCAGTGCTCTCAAGCTCAGCATAGACTCTCTCTGGATCTGCGGCCAGTGCCTTCTGGATGGCTGGGATCGATGTTCCAGCCCTCCTGCCGAGGACAGGCAGGTTGGGTCGGAGCGCGAACTCGGCTATGTCCGCGGCGTGAGTCGCTTCAGCGATGGACTTGACGTTCAGCTCATCGCGGATGATTTCGGCATGGGAAACCAGCGCTCTGTGAGCCTGCGCGTCGTGGACGTAAACTGTCACCGCACTGAGCGGCTGCCTGGTCTTGACGCCTGCCTGCTTTCTGGCTGACCTTCCCAGCGACACGACATCCATGATCACCTGCATCGCGCTCGTAAGCTGCGGGTCGAACATGGACTCGTCAACCTCGGGCAGGTCGAGGAAGTGTACAGAAAGCGGGGCCTCGACATCGCCCGACCGGACGAGGTTCTGGTAGATCTCCTCCGACATGAAGGGCGTGAAGGGCGTCAGCAATCTGGCAAGGTTGACCAGGACCCTGTAGAGCGTCTGGTACGCCGACAGCTTGTCAGTATCGTTTTCGCTTCTCCAGAAACGCCGCCTGCTCAGGCGCACATACCAGTTGCTCAGCTCCTCGACGAAAGCCTGGATGCGCTTCGTCGCCGGGTTGATATCATAGGCCTCCATATCTGCACGCACTTCCCGGACGAGCACCTGGAACCGACTCAGAAGCCACCGGTCCAGTTCTGGCCGCTGGCCAAATGGCAGCTGAGCAGCGTGCGGATCAAAATGGTCGATATTGGCGTACAGCACGAAGAAACTATAGACGTTGCGAAGTGGTATGATGAAGTTTTTGAGGGCGTCGGCCACAACGCTCGGCCCAAACCGTCTCGGGTACCAGGGTGGAGTGCTGGTATACAGAGACCATCGGAAAGCATCAGCTCCCTGCTTGTCGAGAATACTCCAGGGGTCAATGACATTGCCGAGATGCTTGCTCATCTTGTGGCCCTTCTCGTCCAGCACCAGTTCGAGTACCATGCAACGCCTGAACGCGGGCCTGTCGTTGAGAGCCGTGGAGATAGCGTGAAGGGTGTAGAACCACCCACGTGTCTGATCGATTCCTTCTGAGATGAAATCCGCCGGATACATCTTCGCGAACTCGCCTTGGTTCTCGAATGGATAGTGCCACTGTGCATATGGCATTGAGCCGGAGTCGAACCAGACGTCGATGACTTCCGGGACACGGTGCATGACACCACCGCACACCGGACACCGCAGTTCGATCTTGTCCACGTAGGGGCGATGCAGTTCGACCTCGGGATCCGGGTTGACAGCCATCTCGTTGAGTTCAGCGATCGAACCTACCGCGTGCTGGTGTCCACAGGAATCGCAGACCCAGATGGGCAATGGAGTCCCCCAGTAGCGTTCGCGGGACAGCGCCCAGTCCTTGATGTTCTCCAGCCAGTTGCCAAATCGCCCGTCCTTGATGTGGTCCGGGTACCAGGTGATCTCCTGATTGTTCGCAACCATGTGGTCCTTGAACTCCGTCGTGCGGACGAACCACGAGTCCTTGGCGTAGTAGAGAAGAGGCGTATCACATCGCCAGCAGAACGGATAGTCATGTTCGATCCTCTCCGTCTTGAGCAGTCTCCCGTCGGCCTTGAGCTGGCGGCGAATATCGGGATCGCTTCCCTTGGCGTCCTTGCCGGCCCACGGCGTCACTTCAGCTGTAAATCTGCCTGCAAGGTCTACAAGCTGGACAAACGGAAGTCCCTCTTTCAGTCCGACGTTGAGGTCGTCTTCGCCAAACGCAGGAGCAAGATGGACGATGCCTGTGCCGTCCGCCGTCGTCACGAAGTCTGCGATGACGATGCGCCACCCACGCGCCTCTTCATCGGGCGCAACACTGGCATAGTCGTAGAGGCGCTCATATCGGATCCCTGAAAGCTCGCTCCCGAGATAGGTGCGCACGAGTGTCACATGTTCGGCATCATGACCAAACACTGCAGCCAACCGTGCAGAAGCCAGAAGATACCGTTCACCATCCAGTTCGACAACCGAGTACTCCACACCCGGGTTGACCGCGAGCGCGACGTTGCTCGGCAAAGTCCAAGGCGTCGTCGTCCAGACCAGCGCTTTGACACCCTCCAGTCCATCTGATGCCAGGGAGAACTTGACGAAGACCGTCTCATCGGTGACGTTCCTATAACCCTGCGCTACTTCGTGCATGGAGAGAGCGGTCCCGCAGCGCGGACAGTACGGCACAACCTTGTGCCCCTGGTACAGCAACCCCTTGTCGTAGAAGGTCTTGAGGATATGCCAGACCGATTCGATGTAATCGTTGGTATAGGTCGCATACGCATGTTCGGTATCCAGCCAGAAACCGATGCGGCTGGTCATCTTCTCCCATTCCGCCTTATACGTAAAAACACTGCTCTTGCACTCGCGAACGAATGCTTCGACGCCGTATTCCTCGATCTGCTGCTTGCCGCTGATGTGAAGTCGTTTCTCGACCTCGATCTCCACGGGCAGACCCTGGCAGTCCCAACCGCCCTTGCGGGGGACATAGTAGCCTGTACCTGCCTTATACCTTAGAACCGTGTCCTTGAAAACGCGGGCCAGGCCGTGGTGCACGCCGGGGATGCCGTTCGCGGTCGGTGGCCCTTCGAAAAACACGAAGCGCTCCTTGTCTTTGCTCAGGTCGAGCGACTTCTCGAAGACATGACTGGTTTCCCAGAATTGGATAATAGCCACCTCCTGCTCGACAACCTTGTCGGCAGGCAGTACGGGTTCAAACATGAGACGTCTCCTCGTGTGAAGGTTTCACTGCGGAAATCCGCATATATACTACGTCGCCGGGTAGCGTTGTCAACCAGGTGACAATCACTGACCCCCCTCTAGAACAGGCTATCGAGGCACTCCTTCACGGGTGCGAAATTCACCTTTGCGACCGACCGTAGCACGTCCTTGCCCTTGTCTGACGCCAGGCGCCGCATGAACGCCTGCGTTTCCATCGAAGCTCCCTTTGGCAGCCGGACGATTCCATTGTCTCTTGCAGTACGCTCGAGACCGTCAAGAAATGCGCTCCTGGCAAGAACCGAAGCGGCAGCCACTTCAGGATATCGTTCTGCGTGCGTTTCTACGACGAAGCGGAAGCTCTGCGGAGACTTCCAAAGAGCCATCGCTCTCCCTCCGTACTTGTCCAGGATGACCGTGTGAGCCTTCGATGCAGTCGCCAATTCGAGCAGCAACTCGGCATAGACCTCGTTGAGCAGGATGTTCACGTTGTGCACGCGCGCATACCGTGAGTTGTAGTCATGGGGCATGAGGATGTGAATGCTCGACACGCCGATACCGTTCAGTCTTGTCGCGACGGTACGCACTTCCGTATCTGTCATGAGCTTGCAGTCTCGTGCCCCGGCTCGCACGACCTCCCGTCGTTCTGACTTGCCGCGAGTGGCAAACGCGGCAACGACAAGTGGACCGAACAGGTCTCCCTTGCCCGATTCGTCTCCCCCGACGATCGGGAACTCGAGACTCTTGTTCGCCGGTTCCGCGTGAACCAGAATCCTTTCCGCGAGCCGAACCTGCCTGTCGCAGTCCAGCCCCTGGAACAGGACCTTGCCGCTCCGATAGCCAGTGACGACCGAACCCTCGCTCCTGGCCAGGAAGGACGCCCCCACAGGCAGCTCCTGGTCCAGGGTGGCACCACCCGCAGTCAGAGCCAATCGGAGACGTTCCTGCTGCTCTTGCGTCATTGTTTTCACAGTGTTCATGGATGGATTGTCTCCTCTTTCGACAGATGTGCAACAACGGTCAAACACAAGGGGGCCGGCGACTGCCGGCCCCCCCTGACAAATCAGTCGATAGTGTGTTACGGCTTGACGACGGTGATTCGACCCTCGACGGTCGGGTTGATCTCTGGATGTGCCTTGACGTAGGCAACAAGACCATCACGCATCCATTCTCCGGACATGTAGACGACCTTGGCCCCCTTCAGCATGGCATACCCATCACCGCCGGCAGCGGTGAAATCTGCAGTGCAGAGCTTGTACGTGGCGTTCATGTCCATGGGCTTGCCATCCTTGGTCATGCTGACGACACGCGAACCCTTGGGCTTGGCCGGGTCAAACGTGAAGCTGAATCCAGACACCTGAAGGAACCCTCCCAGCTGCGCAGGATACGCGCTGACAGAGTTCTCGAGAGCTTCCTTGAGGGTGGAACCCTTGATCTCCAGGACGACCAGCAGGTTGTCGAACGGGAGCACGGCAACGATATTGCCAACTGTGATGTCACCGGCAGGAACGCTGACGCGAATGCTGCCGCCGTTCTCGAACGCGATATCCGCACCCGTGGAGATGCGCATCCAGTCGGCGATGTAATTGCCGAGGTTGGTTTCTTTCGTACGAACGTTCGCGCGTTCGCCGTCAAGCGCAACGAGAGCTTTGCCGACGACGACGCTCAGCTTGTCCTTCAGCTGGTTGTTATACCCGTCGACGATGGCCTTGACAGCAGGGTTTTCGGCGACAGTCGTCACAGTTGGTACAAGTTCATAGGTGACCCTCTGCCCGGTGATCTTTCCTTGGTAGGTTGTGAAATCGATGACCTCTTTGCCGACATACGCACCGGCTGTGCCGGTCTGGGTGATCATGGTCTTGCCAACCATCGCCGTCTTCGTCAGGACGGTGTGGGAGTGACCACCGATGATCAGGTTGATGCCAGGTGCACCTGCAGCGATAGCAGGGTCCAGCGGAGCGCCGCCGCTGTCATATCCGCAGTGGCTCAGAGCAACGATGTACTGGGCCCCCTGCCCCTTCAGGTCGATGACTTGGTTCTTGGCAGTAGCTATAGGATCAGCGATTCCGACTCCTGTCAGGCTTGACGGCGCTACGATGATAGGAAGGTCCGTCGTCACGACACCGAACAGTCCGATGTTGATCCCGGCCACATTCTTGATGACATTCGATTTCCAGCCGAGATTGACGCCCGTCACGTTCGCATTCACGTAGTCAAACTTGGCGTCTGCGATCCGGTCCTTCAGGACCTGCTGACCATAGTCCCACTCGTGGTTGCCGAGTGTTGCCACGTCGTAGCCCATCGCGTTGTAAGCATCTGTCACGCTCTTACCCTGGAACAGGTTGGCGACTGTGGCACCCTGAATCGCGTCGCCGGCGTCGACCAGCAGAACATGGTCTGTGCCAAACGTGCTGCGGACGCCATTGATGATGGTGGCCTCGCGGGCTGCCCCCGCAACGCTGTTCTTGTTGGCATCCGTCACGGCCAGCAGGTTGCCATGGAAGTCGTTGGTATGCAGGATGACCACGGTCGGGAAACGCATCTTGACGACCATATCGGCCAGTTCGCCCCTCGTGAGCTGGTGCTTCGGGGCAGCGGCCTGCTCAGCCGTGATGAAGCCCTTCGATGCGGCAAACGCCACGTATGGCAGCGCCCAGTCCGAGATGATGAGGTTCATGTTGGGTTTCCTGCCGGACTTGCCACTGGTGCCACCGGTAGGGATCTCCTCGAAGTTGGCGAGGTCAAAGATCGCGATCTGGTCGTATTCCTCGCCCAGCGTGACTGCATAGCTCCGCCAAGGGATCGTCGTGCTCACGTCGATATACGTCTTGCCCTTGTAGTACCATGTGCCAAGAGCATACCCTGTCCGGTCCAGCAGCCACTTGGCGTTCTTCATCGTATATGCCTTGAGGTCG
This region of Coprothermobacter sp. genomic DNA includes:
- a CDS encoding tRNA-specific adenosine deaminase, coding for MALTDVDCMLLALDEARRALDEGEIPVGCVVARAGELLASAHNMRESAKDPTAHAEMLALRSSAERLQDWRLDGCVLYVTLEPCPMCAAAIALARVQRVVFAAYDFDNGAVGSNGNMLTRPIFGYAPEVVSGLLRADAEVVLQQFFARIRSKRRGG
- a CDS encoding isoleucine--tRNA ligase, whose translation is MFEPVLPADKVVEQEVAIIQFWETSHVFEKSLDLSKDKERFVFFEGPPTANGIPGVHHGLARVFKDTVLRYKAGTGYYVPRKGGWDCQGLPVEIEVEKRLHISGKQQIEEYGVEAFVRECKSSVFTYKAEWEKMTSRIGFWLDTEHAYATYTNDYIESVWHILKTFYDKGLLYQGHKVVPYCPRCGTALSMHEVAQGYRNVTDETVFVKFSLASDGLEGVKALVWTTTPWTLPSNVALAVNPGVEYSVVELDGERYLLASARLAAVFGHDAEHVTLVRTYLGSELSGIRYERLYDYASVAPDEEARGWRIVIADFVTTADGTGIVHLAPAFGEDDLNVGLKEGLPFVQLVDLAGRFTAEVTPWAGKDAKGSDPDIRRQLKADGRLLKTERIEHDYPFCWRCDTPLLYYAKDSWFVRTTEFKDHMVANNQEITWYPDHIKDGRFGNWLENIKDWALSRERYWGTPLPIWVCDSCGHQHAVGSIAELNEMAVNPDPEVELHRPYVDKIELRCPVCGGVMHRVPEVIDVWFDSGSMPYAQWHYPFENQGEFAKMYPADFISEGIDQTRGWFYTLHAISTALNDRPAFRRCMVLELVLDEKGHKMSKHLGNVIDPWSILDKQGADAFRWSLYTSTPPWYPRRFGPSVVADALKNFIIPLRNVYSFFVLYANIDHFDPHAAQLPFGQRPELDRWLLSRFQVLVREVRADMEAYDINPATKRIQAFVEELSNWYVRLSRRRFWRSENDTDKLSAYQTLYRVLVNLARLLTPFTPFMSEEIYQNLVRSGDVEAPLSVHFLDLPEVDESMFDPQLTSAMQVIMDVVSLGRSARKQAGVKTRQPLSAVTVYVHDAQAHRALVSHAEIIRDELNVKSIAEATHAADIAEFALRPNLPVLGRRAGTSIPAIQKALAADPERVYAELESTGQASVELDGTAFLLTKDDVISTVSGKGGLFAASAANVVVAVDAAVTPELRAEWYVREVEHFVQGQRKDKGYQVTDRVRLALTCTDAAVTAALTAAVQDVAQEVLANEVTVVTGAVEDGALALELEGWKVACRLER
- a CDS encoding adenylyltransferase; translated protein: MTSSKQVRASSCGVPAGGRYERQLWMKQVGPRGQKKLSRASVLVVGAGGLGSPILLCLAAAGVGTLGVVDGDTVSLSNLNRQMLYVTGDIGQPKALVTKERLAALNPEVRVEAYPSRLDPDNAYALFSAYDMIVDATDNYSTRYLVSDAAVLFDKPLFVGAVSNLHGMAFTVIPRKTACFRCLYPKSPTTAMAREERARGILGSTPGIIGSIVAQNVLKYIVGCGDWLAGKMLLVDGEDNRFDLVPLERDHACRVCGDLPTITELFSMKTDSRQSSC